The stretch of DNA AATCGCTTTACCGAAGCGGACATCTTCATGTTTACCACTCTTTTTCGCTTTGATGCGGTTTATGTTACTCACTTCAAATGTAACCTCCGCCGGATTGTAGACTACCCTAATTTGTGGAACTACCTGAAGGATATCTATCAAATACCGGGAATTCGAGAAGTGTGTTACTTAGATCACATCAAGCTGCACTACTACCGCAGCCACCCAAATGTGAATCCCACTGGAATTGTCCCTAAGGGGCCTATTCTTAACTTTGATGAGCCTCACGACAGAGCCCGGTTGGTGTAGGTGGGTTGGGTCATCAAACTCGGCAATTAAGCACCTGTAAATACCTATTAGCTTGTTCAAAAAATCTTAAAGGGTTGCCCTATGGGGCAGCCCTTTAAGGTAAGAAGCAAACGAACGAGGGCTTTATCCCGGAACCAATTAGGTATTCGAACAATTACCTTTTGGGGCTATGCTTCCCTGTTCTTTTGATAGAGTCTTACAGGCATTATTAATGATTAGTCTAGCTATCAGGGCATGAGTTAATGACAGTTGCGGTCGCTTAAAAGGACCTAGATTGTTTCTTGTCTTGCTGTTTATTCTTCAACTTTAATCACCATGAAAATGCGCCGTTACACCAAAAGAACCACTGCATTTCTAGGCGCTGTTGCGCTCACTTCTCTGATCAGTCTGCCAGCAGTCGCTCAGATGAATCAACCCAATACACCTGGCGCAGGGCAAACCCCTCAGACCGTACCGGGCCAACAGCAACAGCGGCCCGGAGGCGTGAACCAGCCTGGGAACGTAAACCAGCCAGGTAGGCTGCCAGGACAGCAACCAGGGAACGTGAATCAGCCAGGCACTCAGCAAAGCCCTCAAGTAAGGCCCGGACAACAGCAGCAAGCTGCAGCTATCAGCAGCTTGGACCGCGAGTTTATAATCATGGCCGCTCAGGGAAATAATGCTGAGATTCAAACTTCTCAGCTAGCTTTGCAGCGCTCTCAAGATCAGCAGGTGAGAAGCTTTGCTCAGCAGATGATTGAAGAGCATACTCAGGCAAACGAGCGACTGGCGACGATCGCTAGACAGTACGGCGTTAACCTACCCGCAGATCCGGGGCCGCTGAATACTGCGATCGCACAGGAGCTAGCCTCGCTGAGCGGAGCCAACTTCGACCGTGCCTACATGGAAGCTCAAGAAAACGCACACCTAAGAACGATCGGTCTCTATAGAACCGTCATCCAGCAAGGCCGGACTCCAGATGTCCAGAGCTATGCATCTACTTTACTGCCCAACATTGATGGTCACTACCAGATGGCCAATCAAATGGTCAATCAGTTTAGGGCAGGCAACATCCGACGTTAAAAAAGTACCGCTAACTGCGATAAAGCAAAGTAAGGCAAAGTAAAAAGGCTGAGGATATTTCCTCAGCCTTTTTACTTTTTGAATAGATCTTCCACGCCAGGGTTACCTAGGCCCTTAGTGATAGGGGTTACAGGAAACAACAATTAGGCAGGCAGCTCAGTAATCTGGGCTCTAATCAGAAGCGCAAGGCTACCCCGACGCACTTCTAGCTTCTGAATTTGAACAGCAACTCCATTAACGTGAAGAAAGGGCAGATGGATAAGCTGCTTAAACTTCTGGATAAAGGCCAGCATGATCTCTACAGAAAGGGCTTGACCTTGTCCAAAGGCAAAATTCTCTAGAAGAACAGAATGGTCATCGGTGCGGGGATAGACTGTGCCTTGCACCTGGAGCTGTTGTTCTCTGCCTCCGTCGAACACCTCTATATTGCCACCAAAGGCCACTTTGCCTTCGCCCGGAAGCCTCACTTCTATAGGAGGCAACAGCTTAAACGGCACCCTTTCTCCCTCTACATCTAGCTGAATAACAAATTGCTTGTCGCGCAGCAGATCAGAGCTTAACGTCCGGTTAAGATCGTCTTCTGTGAGAACAACTCGGCTAATAGAGTTGACTGGCTCATTGAGCTCAAGCTTGCCAAATAAAGCGCTCAGTGGATTGATTGAGATTTCGTCTGTCTGGACTTCTAATTCCTGTACACTGATGCCCTGTTGAGCAACAATATCTTTACTTGAAATGGAAACAGAATCCATTTTTCCCTGGGCTATCTTTCCCAAGTCGGTATGAATATTAATGTCCATTTTGTCAGCATTATTTAGCTGACTAGACAGCAGCATCTCAATTAATTTTGAGGCTGCTTGCCCCTCTAAGCTTTGCTCCTCTGGCATTATGCTGTAATCTCCTGGGTGGATGAAGGGAAAAGGAATAGGTGCTGGCATGCTGCTGGTTTTCTAGGATTTCCTGAAGCTGAAACTGAAAGTACAGCTACTCAAATCCCATCTCTTCAGCGTAGGTGGCTGTTTGT from Pseudanabaena sp. FACHB-2040 encodes:
- a CDS encoding DUF4142 domain-containing protein; translation: MKMRRYTKRTTAFLGAVALTSLISLPAVAQMNQPNTPGAGQTPQTVPGQQQQRPGGVNQPGNVNQPGRLPGQQPGNVNQPGTQQSPQVRPGQQQQAAAISSLDREFIIMAAQGNNAEIQTSQLALQRSQDQQVRSFAQQMIEEHTQANERLATIARQYGVNLPADPGPLNTAIAQELASLSGANFDRAYMEAQENAHLRTIGLYRTVIQQGRTPDVQSYASTLLPNIDGHYQMANQMVNQFRAGNIRR
- a CDS encoding DUF2993 domain-containing protein, which gives rise to MPAPIPFPFIHPGDYSIMPEEQSLEGQAASKLIEMLLSSQLNNADKMDINIHTDLGKIAQGKMDSVSISSKDIVAQQGISVQELEVQTDEISINPLSALFGKLELNEPVNSISRVVLTEDDLNRTLSSDLLRDKQFVIQLDVEGERVPFKLLPPIEVRLPGEGKVAFGGNIEVFDGGREQQLQVQGTVYPRTDDHSVLLENFAFGQGQALSVEIMLAFIQKFKQLIHLPFLHVNGVAVQIQKLEVRRGSLALLIRAQITELPA